The genomic stretch ctcatataatactctaataataacaataatagtaTTCTCATTTTTTATGAGTGAATTCTAAAACTCTCTATTTAGAAAAggtgtaaattttaaattactcGTAATAAGAAAAATGAATTTGAGTCTCGAATGGGTGGAACATAATTTTCATGATAGAGATGACCAATTCTTATTGATGGTAATAGGATAGGATATGTATATGGCAATTGATCATAATTATATTCTTTACAAGTTTGTATATTTTTCTCAATATTTTTCagcctaaaaaaataataaccccACCACCAGAGTTCGATCCTGCGACCACCAATTTGAAATGGATCAGGTGTCATCACATTACATGATATTTGgcatttattaatttaagtgATGATCTTGTATAATTAAATGGTATTTTTTAACTCAACTAATTTTATATTCCATATTATCCTCCTTATATTAAGTGGTTGATTAATAAGTAAATTCCTTTTGGAATGTAGTGTGTAGTCAATTTACAAGTAGCCAATAAATATAAAGCATTTTATTTACACGTCAAGGGATGAGTATTATAGAGCGCATGTGATTATAATCCCATGAAAATGAACGAATTgcatttcttttaaattaaatgaaaaattttGTTTACCTGTGAAATTATGTGGgagtgaaattttaattttctcgaACCAAACATCTTGTTGGGCTGTTGGCCTTCTTGGAGTGAAATAACAAGGGAAAAataacatcattatcattaatttatagaaaaatggactaatttacctgtataactaatgaataattaaggaaaatgttatatatagaCAAAACTTTTACGAATTTTTTGTCATATAATATGGGTTATGTTTACTTTATTTTCGTTGTCTATTTGTGTATTAACTTACTTTATGTAGACTTAAGTCATatcaaatgataaaaatatttaatacaaatttTCGATGCATATCACATTATTGtccttaaaattaaaaaaaaaagatttgataTGAAGAATATTTACATTCCTTATTTTGGCCCAAAAAGGAATTATTTTGATAGGTTGGTTGTCACATGGCCGGATGAATTATTCGTTGACAAATTATGCAATCCCAATTCAATCCTGCTGAATACGGAGCATCTAAGTATATTTTTAAGCAAATCCCTGTGTTTGAGCATGTgaatttctcattttctctatGATCATTTTCTTGTTGCTGGCTTTAATTTCTCCTTCAATATTAATGTCAAAGTCTGCAGTTTGACAAAAGTGGCAGAAAGCCCCCCAAAAAAGTTACCCAATACTCGAATAGGTGGAGCGTGATTTCCGTATTAGAAAGTCAtaagttcaatttttatcaatatcTTATTGATCAATTTCATCACACATGATATTCTTAATGCTATTTATATTTCATGTGTGATTTACGAGCTATTCCCATGTATATCCTCTTAGATAGAACTTGCATATTTAttcatcatccaaaaaaatgcaaaaaagttgatatatgtttaaaaagaaaaaatctaacCCCGAATAGTAGTCTAAAATTACATCATTTTCCAGTTTCCAATGAAATGAGGACATGTATTTTACATAGGGATGTTTGGCAAATAGCTGTTAGCGGATTTGATTAGcaggtttgactagttgatagcaatATAGCATTAGCTAGttgtagaaagatatttggtaaattaattgttagctgatagcagattacatgcaaaatgatttttaaggataaaatttattttctaaaaaagttGATTGAAAAAAGATACTTTcaacagctttttgaattttaacattttagaacaataagctgttacaaaaggctaattaatcaaacactcatattagctgtttaatcaagtcaaaaaattaatagtggtcaaagaAGTCAAAATTAGCTGCTAAAGTAACTATGTTATGAAATTGGGCCATACTAATAACGCTTTCTTTTTTTGCAAGCAATAACACTTTCTTTTAGTAGTCCAAAATCTCATTATTTTCCAAATGAAATGTAAACATCTATTTTCTAAAGTAATAAGCTTATTTGTGTGTCCATTTATTCCCTTAATTGAGCATTTCAAGCAATTTTTAGCTGCCACTCTTATTTTTAAATCGGTATTGAGTTCAAAGAGTCATATATTGCGGGAAGGTAATAAGTGTGTTAATAAGTGTTAATTCCATAAATGGTCATTCGACTATtgtcttttatcaatttttatttttcgacttttaatttgatcaaagttagtcccttaactattgattttgtaccaattttggtccttctgttaaatctatgttaaataagtgttaaaattgagggtaaaaaatgtaaaatcaaataTCTGAGATAGAAGATTATACTTTGACCTATTCAAATATCTGAGATAGTTATAAttggttttacatttttaccctcaattttaacacttatttaacatagatttaacagaaggatcaaaattggtacaaaatcaatatttaagggaccaactttggtcaaattaaaagttgagaacaaaaattggtaaaagtcaatagtcgaaggactatTTCTGGAATTTGCTCGTGTTAATAATATCACAAATTTGTGTCAATTGAGTGACTAGAGTATAATAGTGTTTGACCAATCACTTATTGTCCATTTAATTGGGAGCTATTAATTAGTACTTAAtccaaactaaaaaaaaaaaaaaaaaactatttagagtttttaaaaaacaagaattgccaaaaagaacaaaagaaataaatttaatgaGCGGTGGTCCAAAGGgagaaaattgaataaaataaatataagatgGAATTAATTGATGCAAAAGGAAGTCCATGATAACAGttgattagtattattaatagGGGGAAGAGAACCTACTTTTGCACGGGAGAGGATGaacataaataattacaaaGTCATTTTTAAGCGGGTAGGGTAATCGGCTATGTACAACCTTGACTTATTATCTTTTTATGATCCTTTATTGACTAGAATTACAATGCAAATTTATTCAGTGCACATATGTTGATAGTGATTGTGAGTTTTCATTGtcatccaaaaaataaataattacaatatattttttgaggTGATCGAATGGATGATGTATAATTCTCCTATTTGAAGGTCATGCAGTTAAGTTTTGCTAATTCCTTATTGGTCCAGTCTATCGTACGAGATCTTTCTAGTACTTCGTATGATATACATCacttatataatttgtaaactattacatataaactaaatttattaaGTATACATTCTTAAATAGTAATTGTAATTTTctgccattaaaaaaaaatagaagaagaagagagaggaAGAAATAATTAGAACGACCCACCTCTCACCATAATTTGGTTCCACACATTGTTTGGCATGCACTCTTTCACTTTTGGGTTTTCTTTTCCATGTGCCATACCACTCATTGATGGCTTCCCCTGCCGGCTGGGGTGGGTGCCCCTAGCTTCTCATCTTTATGTTAAATTAAATCCCCATTTAATTGTTAAAAGTTTTGTGATCGAATAACatagttatatatttttaaataagaggTCTCATGTTCAAATTCCAATCTCAGAATTCAGTAATTTGAGAAataatactatattgtaacaaagttaatattactcaaaaaaatatccCCATTTAATTAATCCTACAtgtttagggaaaaaaaaaatccaaactaACTTTTGGTTAaagttgttttatttttcaaaatgttGGTCGTGGTGGTTAACTTACCAAGGaaataaagtttatatatgaaaagaacaaattaaagcaatcatgaTTCCCCAACATGATTATGTACCTTAAAAAGGACTCATAATGTCATATCAAGGTTATTAGTGCAATTAATGAGACTGCCAAACGTTAGTCTTGCATGAAGAAAGACTCGAGTAGTAGTATTCACTATTCAAGGATTTCACATCAAATCATCTAATGTATACTCTACTCATAATTGTAGTTATAATGAAGTTTGTATCCAAAGATTTcacattatcaaataatgtatatgcGATTATAAGTTAGttaataatacaattgtaaaattatatatgtgatttaaactgaattcatatttattttaaagaagTACAAATATTAGGCATACACATGCAATCAAGTTAAGCctttttcttattatatatattattaaaattttatttataatgtattattaattaataaataaaatacgaTATTCAtgatatacttctttttttttcaaatgaaagaatttattttaatcacaaagaaataaacaaagatCAAGGAATGACATAGACCAAACAGTCAAACACTGACAATATAATTGGTTCacgaaatgattttttttattttttttttattttttatgaatagGAATCATATTCCGTTAGAGACTAGAATagacaagaaataaaataagaaattcaTTCCATTGTTTAGTTCATAAAAAATAggctttaattaaatattacggagtataataaaaaatattaatataaattagGTCTTTCAAAAAATAAGCTATGCATTAAAACTTGGAAATAGATAGCGTAATATCAAGCCCTCTTTGACTCTTCATAATAGCTATTATCCTTGGAGGGgaaatagcttattttaaaaaatattatcctCGTTAGTAAGTGATTTAACAAACAATGAAATAGATGTCTTTGCAAGAGCACAATTCTATTTCTACCCTATTTGATAAACTAATTAAACGTGCTgacaaaaaaacataaataaacccACATAAAAAACAATACTTCATAATCATACTTAATTTACTTgcttcttttttctatttttttgaaCACAAAAACCACAATATATTTCATTAGCATCTCAAGTCATTACACAAAACCCACAATTTACTTGATTCTTAAACATTATACTCCAAATTATTGTATTTGTTGGGCTTATTTGATAAGAAGGTATTCATTGATGGGGTATATCCATTACAttaacacacatacacacatatatataatattaattgcCCTAATCAATGCTAAATAAAATAATCCTGTTGACTAATGATTAGTTAACCACAAATTAGGTTGTGAATGGTGATTGATACCgattgaaaaaggaaaagattctttcattaatttatatagTTGAATTGTCATTTGTCACTCAATCTAATAATAGTAGCATTTGGTATTTATTAATTAGGTAACACATCTTAGTATTTCCCATGGTCCACCTAGGTTGTTCATTCGATAAAGAAGAAAACATCATCAACAGTTGGTAATAATAGTAactacaacaacaataataaataatagtaatggACATTTGTAAAGAGCTAGTCAGTATTAATGCCAATAGCATTGAATATGACCAAGAGTGAttgcaaaaaattaaaagatttgTACTGAGTGCAATGGAGACATTACATTCTTTTGACCTTGGACTTCCTGTTCGCCGATTACTTTGTTGCCTGAAATTTTACCGGCAGGTTGTCGGAACCCTAATGACCTATGATAGTAGGTCATTAATCAATTTTTGGACTTCAatacatcaaaataaatttttaatgcgTGTAATTGAACATCTAAAAAGTTTAGgagggctaattgacttttttattAAGGGTATGTTTgtaaagcaggaaaatgacttatgaaaaatgagtcatttttcggaaaaatgagttcattttcgaTGTTTGGATGTAGTCTGGAAAACtgtatgtgtgtgtttggtttattttccggaaaatgagtggaaaatgtataattatatatttttattattttatttaaaatataaaaatatataaactaataatatttattagaaattagaaataattttacAGAAAAAGGTCGCACGAAGCTATTTTCcgttttcggaaaatgacttccgaattttttgtccggaaggcattttccggaaaaatgagctCACTTCTCGTGGTCAACAgaaattgttttccgttgatcacattttccggatgttgccaaacaccaaaagttttacgaaaaataatttccaaaaattattttccggattaccaaacacaccctaaagttcgagagcctatttgaccatttttcctttatttattaacattatatttaacatATTTACTATTGGGCCCACCCAGTTAATTGGAGTTTTGAATTTGATCATTTTACAGGCCTCTCAAATAAGCCCAATTGATTATGTATTGGTGGGCTTATCTCACTGTTTAAAGTCCAATAGATAGTGATGACGATCTCTGAGAGGAGAAAAAGCTTGCTGTACCGTTTAATTAACAGCGAGTTCTTGACTTTATTACGATCATGCCCCTAGGAACTCTTCACTCTCGCTGTTCACTAGTGCTGAGCAGCATGGCATCGCTCTCGCCGGCACCCGGCCCGAAGACCCGCTCCGTCGAAGACATCTTCAAAGACTACTCCGGCCGCCGCACCGCCGTTCTCCGCGCTCTCACTCGAGGTAAGCCACCGCTGTTTTGCGATGTATAGACGCATACATATCGTTGTATCTGTATGCTGATTCtttgttttgtgtattctcAGATGTGGATGAGTTTTTCTTAATGTGCGATCCAGGTTAGTTGTATAGACACGCGTGATCTGTTTGATTGTATGTGCATTTGAGGaggattttcattttttttttttaaattttctgttGTGCGAATTGGATTTGTGTAGAGAAAGGGAGTTTGTGTTTGTACGGACTCCCCAACGAATCGTGGGAGGTGGATTTCCCGGTGGAGGAGATCCCGCCGGAGATTCCGGAGCCGGTGATGGGGATCAATTTTGCGAGGGACGAGATGGTCAAGAGGGATTGGCTCGGATTGTTGGCTAAGCACTGCGATTCGTGGTTGATGGCGGTGGCTTTCTATTTCGGTGCCAGGCTCAATCAAAGTGAAAGGTAGATTGAATTTTGCGCCAGTACTCTTTGCATGCTGAATTTTAGCTGCACAGGTTATAATTTAACTTGCATAGTTGCATTTGTTAGATAATCTGACTCTGAATCCTGTGATGATTTATTGTTCAATGCAAAAGTTTTTGAAGATCAGTTTGATCCTCTCAACTCTTGAATAATTTTCATTATAGGGAGTGTAAATTACAGTGCTGATGGAGTAGAGAGTTGTTGAATAGCTGTTTTTTAGTTAGCTACTGCTGGAGCTATGATCCAAATGAGTTCAGTTCATTCTTTTGACAATATAATCCAATCATTAAGCACAAGAATGCACTGGGAAAATCTTGGGGTTTGCTTGTACCATAGGCTTCCAAATTGGCATGTTTaaagcagtgttgcaaaaattggcATAGGCACTTGACGCCACTAGGTTGATGTGTATTCTGATGTAGGCACCCATTTAGACGGCCATCCAACTAGTCGGCCATTTTTCCTCTTTGCGCTGCAAGTTCTCACCCCGTAGTTGTCCATCGTATTGGTGGGCTTGTAGCTCCCCGCCTCACCCATCGCCTTCGTAGAGCCCCTTGCCTTGTCGAATGGTTGGATTTCCTTCACGCATCAAAGCCCATCGTCGTAACTCACTATTGCCGTGCACTGGACTTGGGAGAAAAAGAGGAGAATTCGAAAGGAGAAAAGGGAAAATTAGGGttgagagagaagagagagaagaggAATTTGGATATTATTACTCAACATAAACATAACCATCCATATTTGGGAAGCTAAATACAATCGCAAAGTAGCAGAACCAATTCCCCTTTTTCAGGGATACAATCGCACAGCTAAATCTCAGGGATGGTCAATACGACGCCGTCTGAAGGAGAGCATAACTGACTCCAACGGCTAGCTCGAAACGACGTCGCGAGCGTAACTGACTCCAACGGCTAGCTCGAAACGACGTCGCGAGGATAAGTGGTAACGGCTCTTTCAACCACCTCCGTCAAACGACATCGTCTGGTCTCTGTTTGCCTCTTGTTTCCCTTTCCATTCCCGCACCTTCTCTATCTGTTAAACCACCTTCCCGGTTCATTGCATGCTGCTTGGAAGTTGGAAGTCATCTACTCATCGCCATTGCTGAAGCTGAAGAGAGATGGTATGCTTCATTGGTGGAAATATGAAATTTTGGGACTTGAAATTAGGGTTAGATTTTGTCTTTGGAGAGTTGGGGCTTGGATTAAACTTTTAAGCTTTGGGCTAGACTTTTAAGTTTTGGGCTAGGGTTAGGCTTTAatgctttattgttttattaaatgtaataaaaaaataattttattgaggAACCTAGGCGGCGACTAGGATCCCATCCACCGCCCGATGAGCGCCTAGAGCCTTTTACAACCTTGGTTTAaagtatttactatttagatATTGAAACTTAGAGTCATTAAAGTAGAAGATATGCAAAATGGATCCAAGCCTGTGACTCAATTCAACAAAACAAATGCATCACTTGGAGACACGCAAaagaatataattgaaaaaatatctGTAAGTAGAAAAAGTTAGAATGACTGAGTGGACTTCTGGACTATGAAACCTTATGTCAAACTGATTTCACCATTAAAAATGGGTGAAACAACTGTTCAACTTGGAGGAAAATGAGAAGCAAAGAGAATATATCTAATCAAAGTATCAAACAGAAATAACTTCTATAGGTGTTGCTTCAATTGTGGATTTTACTGACGAAGGGTCCAAAACAAGGGCATTCATGGGGTTCTGTGATCTACTGACAATTGGATGGAACTAGATTTTAGAAATAGGGTGATATAAGAGTTTGCACTTGGTTTAGTTGGGTGATTGATGATGTACCGGTATGCTAATATGTTATTACCACTACAAGATTGAAATTGCAAACtgcaaattttgttttttttttttactttctttcCTTTCTCTTCTCTTGGGTATTGCAGTTTTATCAAGTGTTTCCCATATCATATAGAGAGGTTAAGTGCTGAAAAGTAAATTGTTCTTTGATACTCCTCAAAATAAATCTGGTGGTTTCAAAATTGTGGGCTTCTGTAAAATGTAAGATATAGTACCAATATTTCAGTAGTTTGTTTTACTTTTAGCTTATAATAAAACACTAAACACAAAATTGAGTTCTAATAAGACCCAAAACATTTACCTTCACTTTTAGACTGTTCATAACCCTGTGATTTTGGCTGCTGGTGGTTTTGACACCTATTGCAACATACTCTGACATATATACACAGATATCCATGGAGACGGAAGCACTCTCAATTTTCATGTTACTACATACGCTGAACTTTGGACCATTCATTATGATGAAGTGAATAATTTTCTAGATTTGGTTGTTGAATGGACTGTCCAGAGTCAAAATTACAACTGTCAATTTTAGAATGTGTTTTCAGCTTCCGAATTCATCATAATacttgttttatttcttttttatcccCCCTCCTTTGGTGTCATTCCTGAAATTATTTAGCTTAATGTTATTATCCTCTGGGCATTGTTTGTTCAATCAACAGAGAGCATTTGTTTGACCTGATAAATGATCAACCCACCATCTGTGAAGTCTTGAAAGAGAAGAAACCTGTAAAGCGGAAATGCAATGCTAATATTGGTAGCAAATCCAAAACTAATTTCAAGGTGACTTTATGAAGTCCCAAGTACCTGTTCCATGCATGTTATCACCATGAACTTCTGACTTATATCATCACTTTACTTGCAGAGAAACAAACAAGGGAAGGGAACTCCAAGGATGCAAGATAGCCATGATGAGGATAAAGATGAACAGGTTTGCAGGATCTGTGTAGCCAATGACAAGGAGAATGAGTTCTGGGTGTGCTGTGCCCTATGTCAAGGGTGGTTCCATGGCAAGTGTGTGAAACTTACGCCAGCCAAGGCCAAAGGTATGAAAAAATACAAATGCTCCTTATGCAGAAGTAAAAAGGCAAAGGGAAATGCAAAGATGCATGAGAGCCATGGAGAGAATAAaggtgaagatgaagacaaagcaagCAGAACTATTTGTGGGATCTGTGCGGAAAATTACaatgataatgagttttggCTTGTCTGTCATTTATGCGAAGGGCGGTTTCATGGCAAGTGTGTGAAAATTAAACCCTCCAATGCCAGAAAAATGAAAGAATACGTATGTGGTTTTTGCAGCAACAAAGCAGTAAAGGGGAACGCAACTATGCAAGAAAGTCATAGAGTGAAAAAAGATGAAAGGGAAAAGGGAAATGCAACAATGCAAGAGAGCCATGGAGAGGATAAAGATGAAGACATGGATGATTCTGTAGGAAATGCTACTTGTGGGATCTGTGGGGCAAATGAAAAGGAGAGTGAATTCTGGATGCACTGTGACTTTTGCGATGGAAGATTCCATGGCAAGTGTGTGAAACTTACACCAGCCAAGGCTGAATGTATCAAAAACTACAAATGCCCCTCTTGCAAAAATAAAACAGAAAAGGGAAATGCAACGGTGAAATGCCATGGAGAGGAGAATGATAAAGACAAGGATGATAAAAGCAATACTATTTGTGGAACGTGTGCAGAAAATTACAATGCTAATGAGTTCTGGATTGTCTGTGACTTATGTAAGGGTTGGTTTCATGGCAAGTGTGTCAAAGTTACACCAGCCAAGGCCAAAAGAATGAAGGAATTCAAATGTGGTTTTTGCAGCAACGGAAGGGGAACGACAATTGCAAGAATGCAAGACTCATAGAGAGCGTAAAGATGAAAGGgaaaaaggtaaaagggaaaTGCAACAACACAAAAGAGACAGCAAAGTTCGTGGATCTGCCCAGTACATTGCAATGACAAGGAGTTCTTAGTtaattaacaatatatatatatattttataagctGTAGTGGCTTTGATACCCATGCAAGTGACCTTTAGTTGTTAGTtaattaacaatatatatatatatatatatatatatatatatatatatatatatatatatatatatatatatatatatatatatatatatatatatataNNNNNNNNNNNNNNNNNNNNNNNNNNNNNNNNNNNNNNNNNNNNNNNNNNNNNNNNNNNNNNNNNNNNNNNNNNNNNNNNNNNNNNNNNNNNNNNNNNNNNNNNNNNNNNNNNNNNNNNNNNNNNNNNNNNNNNNNNNNNNNNNNNNNNNNNNNNNNNNNNNNNNNNNNNNNNNNNNNNNNNNNNNNNNNNNNNNNNNNNNNNNNNNNNNNNNNNNNNNNNNNNNNNNNNNNNNNNNNNNNNNNNNNNNNNNNNNNNNNNNNNNNNNNNNNNNNNNNNNNNNNNNNNNNNNNNNNNNNNNNNNNNNNNNNNNNNNNNNNNNNNNNNNNNNNNNNNNNNNNNNNNNNNNNNNNNNNNNNNNNNNNNNNNNNNNNNNNNNNNNNNNNNNNNNNNNNNNNNNNNNNNNNNNNNNNNNNNNNNNNNNNNNNNNNNNNNNNNNNNNNNNNNNNNNNNNNNNNNNNNNNNNNNNNNNNNNNNNNNNNNNNNNNNNNNNNNNNNNNNNNNNNNNNNNNNNNNNNNNNNNNNNNNNNNNNNNNNNNNNNNNNNNNNNNNNNNNNNNNNNNNNNNNNNNNNNNNNNNNNNNNNNNNNNNNNNNNNNNNNNNNNNNNNNNNNNNNNNNNNNNNNNNNNNNNNNNNNNNNNNNNNNNNNNNNNNNNNNNNNNNNNNNNNNNNNNNNNNNNNNNNNNNNNNNNNNNNNNNNNNNNNNNNNNNNNNNNNNNNNNNNNNNNNNNNNNNNNNNNNNNNNNNNNNNNNNNNNNNNNNNNNNNNNNNNNNNNNNNNNNNNNNNNNNNNNNNNNNNNNNNNNNNNNNNNNNNNNNNNNNNNNNNNNNNNNNNNNNNNNNNNNNNNNNNNNNNNNNNNNNNNNNNNNNNNNNNNNNNNNNNNNNNNNNNNNNNNNNNNNNNNNNNNNNNNNNNNNNNNNaatatatatatatatatatatatatatatatatatatatatatatatatatatatatatatatatatatatatatatatatatatatataaacatggtACATGCCAGAGAGCAGAGAGGAAGCAACATTTTCTCAACTAGAAATGGTCATATGCACAAACTTAAATCTAAATCAGTTTCAAAACTAAGATAGCAACTTACAAGAACAGAGGAtaagttataatatatatatatatatgtgtgtgtgtgtgtgtgtgtgtatgtgtgtgtatgtatatgtatatatatgcttgtGTTCATATGAAAATACTTCCTTAGGTGATAATGTGCGAACAAGCATGAGTGAAcacaatataaatttatatgttttgtaTTTCAAATTATGATGATAAAGCACAACACGTAGACATGCATATTATTGGAGTTCATTGCTATTGATATCATTCCCCATAAAAAAGGACAATGTCCACCTTCAATGGTTGTTTAtgtatttgacaaaaatatagAATTTAACCCATCAATCCTAAAAAGTTACTCCGTACTATATTTGAACTGTTTTGGGCTGTTTATACCACTGATTGCAAAGCCAATGGGGGACGCAATTTACATTTTTAGGCACTTCAAGCACAATAATGATGTGATATAATTTCTTAGTTGAATTTAAACATCCTAAATATTCAATTCTATCATatcaacaaaaatgaaaattctATGCTCATGCTATAGACTATAGTGGATCTATTTCCCACATGGTATGTTTTATTGGATAAGATAACGACAATATTTCTTGctcaactttaattttgttgttgttgttattattattattattattagatgtACTAAAAATATGATAAGCA from Ipomoea triloba cultivar NCNSP0323 chromosome 12, ASM357664v1 encodes the following:
- the LOC115999922 gene encoding uncharacterized protein LOC115999922 encodes the protein MPLGTLHSRCSLVLSSMASLSPAPGPKTRSVEDIFKDYSGRRTAVLRALTRDVDEFFLMCDPEKGSLCLYGLPNESWEVDFPVEEIPPEIPEPVMGINFARDEMVKRDWLGLLAKHCDSWLMAVAFYFGARLNQSEREHLFDLINDQPTICEVLKEKKPVKRKCNANIGSKSKTNFKRNKQGKGTPRMQDSHDEDKDEQVCRICVANDKENEFWVCCALCQGWFHGKCVKLTPAKAKGMKKYKCSLCRSKKAKGNAKMHESHGENKGEDEDKASRTICGICAENYNDNEFWLVCHLCEGRFHGKCVKIKPSNARKMKEYVCGFCSNKAVKGNATMQESHRVKKDEREKGNATMQESHGEDKDEDMDDSVGNATCGICGANEKESEFWMHCDFCDGRFHGKCVKLTPAKAECIKNYKCPSCKNKTEKGNATVKCHGEENDKDKDDKSNTICGTCAENYNANEFWIVCDLCKGWFHGKCVKVTPAKAKRMKEFKCGFCSNGRGTTIARMQDS